The Castanea sativa cultivar Marrone di Chiusa Pesio chromosome 11, ASM4071231v1 genome contains a region encoding:
- the LOC142617154 gene encoding uncharacterized protein LOC142617154, with the protein MEDIGLVKQGWKWLRSQKDACFRARVAVGCCKDKVCSFLERHWPKVCSGSVSFLRLLRCLVLLWKNCVVRGFRSMISFGSAALLFIMWSFFLSLTSLSCLAYVILSMGAAGVAIKYLGYTPGIFIVGLFAILVLWMYANFWIMGTLFIVGGYLFSVNHARLVVLVAAIYASYCVKVQVGWHGVFLSINLAFLSSDLLNFMLQWCDKMSESTHSEEQKPSARVLGDDFSEECEYFIPTTESENLHSCKSSSTPPITSSVTNDDKESASSKAVKELASSVDEMKRILNCVDHYEALGFPRHKTIDAKILKQEYRKKAMLVHPDKNMGSSQASESFKKLQCAYEVLSDCIKKRDYDEQLRKEESRTRSVCQRSHSTSHQGNQDYRSEESRRIQCTKCGLSHIWVCTNRSKAKARWCQDCCQYHQAKDGDGWVEYRGSLVFECPQKVEIPRAFVCAESKIFDVSEWAICQGMACRPNTHRPSFHVNMVGLEKTQRSKSCRFPWDLDAEMMDEDEEAFELWLQQALASGLFCEGSKRRKSWSPFNLHHKKGKKEKQWHRRTSC; encoded by the exons ATGGAAGATATAGGCTTAGTGAAGCAAGGCTGGAAATGGCTGCGATCGCAGAAGGACGCGTGCTTTCGTGCTCGAGTCGCGGTCGGTTGCTGTAAAGACAAGGTTTGCTCGTTTTTGGAGCGGCATTGGCCCAAGGTTTGCAGCGGGAGTGTTAGCTTCCTCAGGTTGCTTCGTTGCTTGGTGCTGCTATGGAAGAACTGCGTGGTCAGAGGGTTCCGATCGATGATCTCGTTCGGCTCGGCTGCGTTGTTGTTTATTATGTGGAGTTTCTTCCTCAGCCTCACTTCTCTGTCTTGCTTGGCCTATGTGATTCTCAGTATG GGAGCTGCTGGAGTTGCCATTAAGTACTTGGGATATACTCCTGGAATTTTTATTGTGGGGCTCTTTGCTATTCTAGTTTTATGGATGTATGCCAACTTTTGGATAATGGGGACATTGTTTATAGTTGGAG GTTACTTGTTCTCCGTAAATCATGCACGGTTGGTGGTCTTAGTGGCAGCTATATATGCCAGTTACTGTGTCAAAGTTCAAGTTGGATGGCATGGTGTTTTTCTCTCAATAAACCTTGCATTCTTATCTAGTGATTTACTGAATTTTATGCTTCAATGGTGTGATAAAATGAGTGAAAGCACACACTCTGAAGAACAGAAACCATCAGCCAGAGTTTTGGGGGATGATTTTTCTGAAGAGTGTGAGTACTTTATTCCTACCACTGAATCTGAAAACTTGCACTCATGTAAATCATCTAGCACACCGCCTATAACTTCATCTGTTACTAATGACGACAAAGAGTCTGCTTCTAGCAAAGCAGTCAAAGAGCTTGCAAGTTCAGTTgatgaaatgaaaagaatattaAATTGCGTGGATCATTATGAAGCACTGGGATTCCCTCGCCACAAGACAATAGATGCAAAGATTTTGAAACAGGAATACCGGAAGAAG GCTATGCTTGTGCATCCTGATAAAAATATGGGAAGTTCACAAGCAAGCGAATCCTTTAAGAAACTCCAATGTGCATATGAG GTTCTTTCTGATTGCATAAAGAAGAGAGACTATGATGAGCAATTGAGAAAAGAAGAATCCAGGACTAGGAGTGTGTGTCAGAGGTCCCATAGTACATCACATCAG GGTAATCAGGACTATCGCTCTGAAGAGTCGAGACGTATACAGTGCACCAAGTGTGGCCTTTCACATATATGGGTATGCACCAATAGGAGCAAGGCTAAGGCAAGATGGTGTCAg GATTGCTGTCAGTATCATCAAGCCAAGGATGGAGATGGATGGGTTGAATACAGAGGCTCGCTGGTATTTGAATGTCCTCAAAAG GTGGAAATACCACGTGCTTTTGTCTGTGCTGAGAGCAAAATCTTTGATGTATCAGAATGGGCTATCTGTCAG GGAATGGCTTGTAGGCCCAACACTCATCGGCCCAGCTTCCATGTAAACATGGTTGGCCTGGAGAAAACTCAACGATCCAAGTCATGCAGATTCCCATGGGATTTGGATGCTGAAATGAtggatgaagatgaagaagcaTTTGAGTTGTGGCTTCAGCAGGCTCTGGCTTCTGGACTCTTTTGTGAAGGCTCCAAACGCAGAAAGAGCTGGAGTCCATTCAACTTgcatcataagaaaggaaagaaggaGAAGCAATGGCACCGAAGAACGTCATGCTGA
- the LOC142617662 gene encoding cold-responsive protein kinase 1, whose product MTCFSFLFGRRKSPRKGSPDADDELSSILNVKLYTYKELRTATEDFIPVNKIGEGGFGCVYKGRLKDGKIAAIKVLSAESKQGVKEFLTEINVISDIKHDNLVELYGCCVEEDHRILVYNYLENNSLAQTLIGGSQSNIYFNWRTRTKICIGIARGLAFLHEEVRPHIVHRDIKASNILLDKDLTPKISDFGLAKLIPSNVTHVSTRVAGTIGYLAPEYAIRGQLTRKADIYSFGVLLVEIVSGRCNTNTRLPIEEQYLLERTWELYERRELVGLIDTALNGDFDVEEAVKFLKIGLLCTQDAPKLRPSMSTVVKMLTGKMDLDDNKITKPGLISDFMDLKVRGAQKKPGTTITSSNVSSGSDNLDSSALLSGTTSATFTVLYDRSI is encoded by the exons AtgacttgtttttctttcttattcgGTAGGAGGAAATCACCAAGAAAGGGAAGCCCTGATGCTGATGATG AATTGTCAAGCATTCTCAATGTAAAGCTTTACACTTACAAAGAATTGAGAACTGCCACAGAAGATTTTATTCCAGTCAATAAAATTGGGGAGGGTGGTTTTGGTTGTGTCTATAAG GGACGGCTTAAAGATGGGAAGATTGCTGCTATAAAAGTTCTTTCGGCTGAATCAAAACAGGGAGTGAAGGAGTTCTTGACAGAGATTAATGTGATCTCAGACATAAAGCATGACAATTTGGTTGAGCTCTATGGCTGTTGTGTGGAAGAAGATCACAGAATTTTGGTCTACAACTATCTTGAAAATAATAGCCTCGCACAAACTCTCATTG GTGGAAGTCAAAGCAATATCTACTTTAATTGGCGAACAAGGACTAAAATTTGCATTGGTATTGCACGCGGGCTTGCCTTCCTTCATGAGGAGGTACGACCACATATTGTTCACAGAGATATCAAAGCAAGCAATATTCTCCTTGACAAAGACTTGACACCCAAGATTTCAGATTTTGGGCTTGCAAAGCTTATCCCATCGAATGTGACTCATGTTAGCACACGTGTGGCAGGAACGAT AGGTTATTTGGCACCTGAATATGCGATAAGGGGACAATTAACGCGGAAAGCAGATATTTACAGTTTTGGTGTCCTCCTTGTGGAAATAGTCAGCGGGAGATGTAACACAAACACACGATTACCTATTGAAGAGCAGTATCTCCTAGAAAGG ACGTGGGAACTTTATGAACGACGAGAGTTGGTTGGACTGATAGACACAGCACTTAACGGTGATTTTGATGTTGAAGAGGCTGTTAAATTTCTAAAGATTGGTCTTCTCTGCACACAAGATGCTCCAAAACTCCGGCCATCCATGTCAACTGTGGTCAAGATGTTAACTGGTAAGATGGATTTGGATGACAATAAGATAACAAAGCCAGGCTTAATTTCCGATTTCATGGACCTCAAAGTGCGTGGTGCCCAGAAAAAGCCAGGCACAACCATTACTTCTTCTAATGTATCCTCTGGATCAGACAACCTAGACAGTTCAGCCTTGTTATCAGGAACCACAAGTGCTACCTTTACAGTATTATATGACCGGAGCATTTAA